TCTGCGTGTCGCGTCCGGCGCACGTCAACATCAACGAATTGCTGATGCGTCCCACTGACCAGGAGCGCTGAGTGGCGCGCAGTATCATGGGCGGCTCCGGTATTTCAGAGGGAATGGGCATGACAGGGATTGAAACCATCTCCGAGCAGCGCTGCCACGGCGGTGTGCAGGGGTTTTACCGGCATCACTCGGAGCAGTGCGGGGGGGCGATGCGTTTTGCGCTGTTCCAGCCGCCCCAGGCCGCGCATGAAGCCTGCCCGGTGCTGTATTTCCTGGCGGGCCTCACCTGCACGGAGGAGACGGCGACCATCAAGGCCGGCGCGCAGCGACTCGCCGCGGCGCTGGGCCTGATCCTGGTGATGCCGGACACCAGTCCGCGCCAGACCGGTTTTGACGGTGCGACGGGCGATTGGGAATTCGGCGAGGGCGCGGGGTTCTATCTCGACGCCACGCAGTCGCCGTGGTCGTCGCGCTTCCGCATGCACAGTTACGTGGCGGACGAACTGCCGGCGCTCGTTGCGCAGCATTTTCCCGCTGACATCAGCCGCAGTGGCATCACCGGGCACTCCATGGGCGGGCATGGCGCGCTGACCATCGCGCTGCGCCACAAGGACAAGTACCGCTCGGTGTCGGCGTTTGCGCCCATCGTCGCACCGACGCAGGTGCCCTGGGGTCAGAAGGCGTTTCCGCGTTATCTGGGTGACGACACGACGGCATGGGCCGAGTACGACGCCTGCGAGCTCGTGCGCAAGCACCGCTTCGACGGCACCATCCTGATCGACCAGGGCGAAGCGGACGGCTTCCTCGTGACCCAGCTGAAGCCCGAGCTGTTCGACCAGGCCTGCGCGGAAGGTGGGCAATCGCTGTTGCTGCGCCGACATGCCGGTTACGACCACAGCTACTACTTCATCACCACCTTCATCGAAGACCACCTGCGCCATCACGCCGAGGCCTTGGGCTGCCGGTGAGCGTGCTGCATCCCATCACCACGCGTCGCGCGGTGCTCCGCCTGGTGGAGGTGGGCGACGCATCGCGGCTGTTGCGGTATCGCGAGCAGAACCGCGAGCACCTGGCGCCGTGGGAACCGCTGCGGAACGAGGCGTATTACACCCTGGACCACTGCGTGCAGACGCTGACCGAATCGCGCGAGGCGGTTCGGCTCGATCGCGCCTATCCGTTCTACGCGCTCGATCTTTCCGGGCAGGAGATCCTTGCCTGCTTCACCTTCTCAAACGTGGTGCGCGGTGCCTTCCAGGCCTGTCACCTCGGCTACAGCATCGCATCGCGCCGGCAAGGGCAGGGGCTGATGCAGGAGGTGCTGGAGGCGACGTTGCCCTGGGCTTTCCGCGAGCTGGACATGCATCGTGTGATGGCCAACTACATGCCGCGCAACGAGCGTAGCGGGCGGTTGCTGGAGCGCCTGGGTTTCGAGCGCGAGGGGTATGCCAAGCGCTACCTGCAGATCGCCGGCGTGTGGGAAGACCACATACTCACCTCGCGCGTCCGCGAGCCGTAGCAAGGCAGCGCCCCTTGATGTCGGGGCGCAGGTGTCTATCGTTGCGATCGAAAAGCCGGGTTCAGCGGCCCGTCGTCGAGGCAGGTGCCGGCGCCGCGACGGGAGAGACCGAGACCGATGGCGCCGGAGCGGCAGGGCGCGTGCAGCGCGGCGGCATCCACTGGCTGTTGCCGGCGATGATGTCGCAGCTCCAGCTCAACGCGGCCCCGCCACTGCTGGCGGAGCTGTCGATCGGGGTCAGCAGGAAGACCGGGTCGGGCGTTGCGCCGGTGTCCTTGGTGGCAATGGTGATGCGGCCGCTTTCGGAGATGTCGATCTTGGCGGTGTAGGCATTGAGCGACGAGGCGGCATTGAAGTTGAGGTCGCCGGACTGGAGCCGGTTCAGGCCGCCGCGCACGGTGGCGGCTTCCATGACGACCAGTTTGGCGGCCTCGCCTGCGCGAAGTGCCTCGTCCAGGTGCTCGGATACCCGGTGGTTACGCCAAGCGGGAATCGCGAGCGTGGCCAGCACCGCGGCCACGGCCAGCAGTGCCAGGCTGATCATGAGGGGGACGGACTTTTCGCTGCGCATCTCGATGCTCCATGGTGACGACGATGCCAGGACCAGCCTCTCCCTGCCGGAGAGGGCTTGTCCAAGCGAAACGTGGCCGGCTTGCCGGCATCAACGCACGGTACACATTCGCACAGTTGCATGGACCCAGGATTAACACAGGGCCTCATGCGGAGCGAGGCGCCGGGGCGCCCATGCCATCAGGCCTTGGCGGCGGGACGGCGGCGGCGCTGGCGCTTGCGGTTGCCCTCGGCGGGGCGCTCACCGCCGTGGCCATGGCCGTTGGCGTGGCCGTGCGGACGATGCGAACCCTGCGGGCGTGAACCCTGGGGACGCGCCGGGCGCGGCTGGCGCTGGCCCTGCACGGGGCGCGGCGCGGCGGCGTCGGTGCGCAGCGGGTGCGAGGGTTCGAAACCCGGCACGTCGCTGATCGCGATGTCCTGCTTGAGCAGCTTGCGGATGTCGCGCAGCAGGCCCGATTCATCATGGCTCACCAGCGACACGGCCATGCCGTCGGCACCGGCGCGGCCCGTGCGGCCGATGCGGTGCACGTAGTCTTCCGCGACCATCGGCAGGTCGAAGTTGATGACGATGGGCAGTTGGTCGATGTCGATGCCGCGCGCGGCGATATCGGTGGCGACGAGCACGGTGATGCGGCCGCTCTTGAAATCGCCCAGCGCACGCGTGCGCGCGTTCTGGCTTTTGTTGCCGTGGATGGCGGCGGCGCGCATGCCGGCGGCTTCCAGGAAGCGCACCAGCTTGTCGGCGCCGTGCTTGGTGCGGCTGAACACCAGCGTCTGGCGGCGGCTGTCCTGCGAAAGCACGTGTAGCAGCAGGTCGCGCTTCTTTGCCGCGTCCACCGGGTGCACGTGGTGCGTCACGGTGTTGGCCACGGTGTTGGGCGGCGTCACCGACACTTCGCGCGGCTCATGCATGAACTGCAGGGCCAGCGCCTTGATCGGCGGCGCGAACGTGGCGGAGAACAGCAGCGTCTGGCGGCGCTTCGGCAGCGCGGCCAGGATGCGCTTGAGCGCTGGCAGGAAGCCCATGTCGAGCATGCGGTCGGCTTCGTCCAGCACCAGCACGTCGATGCCGGAAAGATCGATGGAGCGCTGCTGCATGTGGTCGATCAGGCGGCCCGGCGTGGCGATGACGATGTCCACGCCGCGACGCAGTGCCTGCATCTGCGGACCCATGCCGACGCCACCGAAGATGGTGGTGGCGCTGATGCGAAGATGCTTGCCGTAGTCGCGCAGGTTGTCATGCACCTGGGCGGCCAGCTCGCGCGTTGGGGTCAGCACGAGGGCGCGCGGACGGCGCGTGCCCGCGGGCGGCAGTTGCGACAGGCGATGCAGCAGCGGCAGCGAGAAGGCGGCCGTCTTGCCGGTGCCGGTCTGGGCGGCGGCGAGCAGGTCGACGCCTTCCATCACCACCGGAATGGCGGCGGCCTGGATGGGGGTGGGTTCGGCGTAGCCCTGTTCGGCGAGCGCACGCAACAACGCAGGCCCGAGGCCCAGCGATTCGAACGACATGGGAAGCTCCAGAGCAACCCGGAGCGTTCAAGAACCGTGTTGCAGTATTCAAGGGGGAGGGACGACGCAAGGTCGTGACCGCCAAGTATAGCGGAAACCGCGATGGCCTGCTTGGTTCGCTTGCCGGCGGTTCAGCGTGGCTCCCGCTCCGCCACGACCAGATAGCAATCGAATGGGGTTTTTCCGTGCAGCGAGCGCACGCTCACGGACAGTCCAGAGGCTTCCAGTGGGGCACGCAGCTCCCCGATGCTGGGGTAATGCTGGGCGCCCGTCCGCATCCAGCCGCTCGCACTGAGGAAGAACTCGGAGAGGCGCGTGAAGGCATAGCGCCAGCTGCGCTCACGCAGGACCGTGCGGATCACCAGGCGGCCACCGGGCGCAAGATGTGCCACCGCATTGGCCAGCAGCGCGCGCTGGCCGTCGCCCGGCAAGTAGTGCAGCACGTCGAGCAGGGCGACGTGTCCGCGAATGGACTGTCGTTCCATGCCGTCGCTGTGGCGCAACTGCAGGACGCCGTCGAGGCCGGACAGGCGCAGCGCGCGGTTGCCCGCTTCGATCTTGCGCATGTCGTTGTCCACGCCCAGATAGCCCGTGACCGCGCCGCGTGCGTACAGGTACTGCCCAAGCAGGCCGATGCCGCAGCCGATGTCGAGCAGCGGCATGGGCTTGTTCATCACCAGCGCTGCGGTGGCCGCATAGGCGGGGTCGGCCGCCAGCTTGCCCTTGACGTAGCGGCGCTGGAGCCAGTGATCGTAGGAGTTGGCGATGCGATAGAGGGCGGCATCCATGCCCGCATGTCAGCCCACTTCATGGCTGCATGATGTGAAGACAAGCCCGTCGCCAGGGGTTTCCAACCCCTTCCTTGGTTGGTCTTGCGCCGCGGCGGCCATGATGGTTCGCTTGGCGCCCTGTGCGCCGCCCGCGCGGTCGCGACCTTCACGATGGAGCCACCATGTCGCCGTTCGCGCCCTTCCGGGAGCTCACCACGACCCAGCGCCATACCGTCTTGGCCAGTTTCCTGGGCTGGACGCTGGATGCCTTCGACTACTTCCTGCTGACCTTCGTGATCGTGGGCGTGGCCAAGGAGTTCCACTCCGATACGGGGCATGTCATCACCGGGCTGTTCCTCACGCTGGCGGCGCGCCCGCTCGGCGCCTTGCTGTTTGGACGGCTGGCCGACCGTTTCGGGCGTCGCCCCATCCTGATGCTCGACGTGATCCTGTTTTCGGCGTTCGAGCTGGCCACGGCCTTTTCGACGTCGCTCACCATGCTGCTGGTGCTGAGGTTCCTGTTCGGCATCGCCATGGGCGGCGAGTGGGGCATCGGCGCCTCGCTCGCCATGGAATCCATTCCGGCCCGGTCGCGCGGCATGGTCTCGGGGCTGTTGCAGAGCGGCTATCCGGTGGGCTTCTTCCTGGGCGCGCTGGTGAACTGGCTACTGGTGGATCACATCGGCTGGCGTGGCCTGTTCGTGGTGGGCGCGGCCCCGGCGCTGCTGGTGCTCTACATCCGTCGCACCGTGCCGGAGTCGGAGGTGTGGCAGCGGGAGCGGGCCTCGCAGCAGAAGAAAGGCCTGCTGGAATCCATGCGTGGCCACTGGAAGCTCGCCATCTACCTGATGGTGCTGATGATGGCGTTCAACATGTTCAGCCACGGCTCGCAGGACCTGTACCACACGTTCGAAGAGGAAAGCCTGCACCTGCCGACCGGGTCCGGGACGGCCTTCATGCTGGTCGCCATGCTCAACCTGGGTGCGCTGGTGGGCGGGCTGTTCTTCGGCGCCCTGTCCGAGCGCATCGGCCGCCGGCGGGCCATCATCCTTGCGGCCTTGCTGGCGATTCCCGTCATCCCGTTGTGGATGTACGGCAGCTCACTGGCGGCGCTGGCGCTGGGCGCCTTCCTGGTCCAGGTGATGGTGCAGGGTGCATGGGGCGTGGTGCCCACCCACCTCAACGAATTGTCGCCCGAGGGCATGCGCGGCACGCTCCCGGGCTTTGCCTACCAGACCGGCAACCTGCTGGCGGCAGTGACGGCCAACGCACAGCACTGGATCGCCGACTGGCGGGGCGGCGACCTCGCGTTTGCCATGTCGGCGTGGATCGCCGTGGTGGCCTTGCTGCTGGCCTTCCTCGCCTGGATGGGGCCCGAGGCCCGGGGCGTGCGCTTCGGCCAGTCCGGCGCCGGCACGGGCGAGTAGCGGGGCAGGCTGCTAGAATCGCCGGTTTGATCCATCACGAGACATCCCATGAAGGCTGGCAAGGACAAGGTCATCTCGCTCCACTACACGCTGACGGTGGACGGTGAAAAGGTCGAGAGTTCGCTCGATCGCAACGAGCCGCTGTGGATTCTGCTGGGCCACGGCCAGCTGATCCCTGGTCTGGAAAAGGCGCTGGAAGGCCGCGAAGCGGGCGAGAACCTGCAGGTCGAAGTGACGGCTGCCGAAGGCTACGGCGAGCGTCAGGAAGGCATGACCCAGCGCGTGCCGAAGAAGTACTTCCAGCAGGCGGCCAAGCTCAAGCCGGGCATGACCACGGTGCTGGCGTTGAAGGAAGGCGGCCACCGTGTGGTGGTGGTGCAGAAGGTGGGCATGAGCACGGTGGACGTGGACCTGAACCACCCGATGGCTGGCAAGACGCTGAATTTCGACGTGACCGTCAATGAAGTGCGTGACGGTACCGAGGAAGAGATTGCGCATGGTCATGCGCATCCGCCGGGTGCTGAGGCGCACTGATAGCGCGCCGTTTGTCTCTCTTCCTGCTAGGGAGAGGGTGGGGTGAGGGGGCTGCCTAGCCCCACCGCTTCGTTCTTTAGTCGTCATCCCGGCGCACCCCGAAAAGGGGGCAAGGGCCGGGATCCAGTAGCGGTAGTGGTCGGTTGTCGCCTCGGACGTGACCGCGATCTGGCCGCCTACGCGGCGGGCGTTCCGCCCTCCTGCCGGAGGCCGGGTCACTTTTCTTTGCTTGCCCAAAGATCCCACGGGGACTAGCTTCGCGTCGAAAGTAACCCAAAGAAAGGGCCCCCCGGATGAGGCGCCTTCCGGGCCTATGGCCCGGAAGGTTCGCAGGCGGGTTCCGGGCTTTTCGACGGGGCTCCTGCCCCGACGAAAAGTGCCAGGGATCCATCCCTGGCACCCCTACGGGGCCTGATCTCCACCCGCCCGCCGCCTCATACGGGGCCCGGAAGATCAAAAGCCAAAGCCAAAGCGGACAGCTCGTGCTGCTTCGCTGCACATTGCGTCGAATGTCGCGATAGAACTCAGTCGTTCCGGCTTTTCTGTGGGAGCGCACCCTGTGCGCGATAGCGGCGTCTCGTGATTACCGCTCCGTAGACATGTCGCGCACAGGGTGCGCTCCCACAGAAAAGCGGGCGATCGTGCGCCCATCAGGGCCGAAGCGAAGCGAGGCGCCGCTTTAAGTCCTCATCGCCATGGCGCGTTGCGAAGCGCTTGGAAGTACCCGCGGTGTAGAGGCGAAGGTAGCCAAACAACAAAATGCCTTGAGCGTTCAGGCTTATCCCAACAGAAAGCTGCCAGCTCTTGAGGCCATTTTCTTTGGGTTACTTTTCTTTTGGGCCAGCAAAAGAAAAGTGACTCGGCCTTCGGCAGAAGGTCGAAACGCCCGCTGCGTAAGCGGCCAGATCGCGGGAAAGCCTGAGGCGAAGACCCAAAGCAAAGTCACTGGATGACCAGCCATGCGGCTGTTGAAAAGCGCCTCCGGCCTGCGCCGGGATGACGGCACCTGTGCAGCGCTGAGGCTGGGTTGCAAATGTCGCGCTTCGCATTTATTCGCCACGCCCCCTTTTCGAACCAAGCCAAAATAACAAGCTGCCTGAAGCCAAAAGGCCAAGTTGCTCCCTGCAAAGGAGCCAGCAACGCCAAGGCATTCGCCGCGCCTCGCGACAACCAACCGAAGCAAACGCAGACATCCGTCCAAAACAACAACGGCGCCCTCATCGGCGCCGTTGTCATGCCTGAGACGGGAAACCCGCTCACACCAGCGTGATGTCCACATCCACATTGCCGCGCGTCGCATGCGAATACGGGCAGATGTCGCGATGGGCCGTGTCGACCAGTTCCTGCGCCACCGCGCGATCCACGCCCGGCAGGCTCACTTCCAGCTTCACGGCGATGCCGAAGCCCGTCGGCTCACGCGGGCCGATGCCCACATGCGCCGTCACCGAGGCATCCTTCAGCGTCACGCCCTTCTGCCGAGCCACGAAACGAACCGCGCCTTCGAAACAGGCTGCATAACCGGCGGCGAAAAGCTGCTCCGGGTTGCTGCCTTGGCCGCCCGGGCCACCCAGGCCCTTGGGAACCACCAACTGCAGGTCGAGCACGCCGTCGTCGCTCTTGGCGTGACCTTCGCGGCCGCCGTGCACGGTGGCGGTGGCGGTGTAGAGAATCTTGCTGATGTTCATGGTTCAGTCCTCGCGTTGGGAGAGTTGGATCTGTCGGGTGAGTCGTTTCAGTTCATCGCGCAGGCTTTGCACCTGGTCGAGCGGCAGCTGCATGCACTGGGCGAGACATTCGGGGATGCGGCTGGCCTTTTCGCGCAGTGCGAAACCGGCCTCGGTAAGACGGATATCCACTTCGCGCTCGTCTTCCGCGCGGCGTTGCCGGGTGACCAGTTCCGCCGCCTGCAGGCGCTTGAGCAGGGGAGTGAGCGTGCCGGAGTCGAGCTGCAGGCGTTGGCCAAGCTCCCGCACCGTCAGCCCGTCCTGCTCCCACAGCACCAGCATCACTAGGTACTGCGGGTAGGTCAGCCCCAGCGGTTCCAGCAGCGGCCGGTACAGGCCCGTCACCGAGCGGGAGGCGGCATACAGCGCGAAGCACAGTTGCTGGTCGAGCAGGAGATGGTTGGGAGAGGGCGTCCGGTTCATGGGTTGAATCCTAAGCGCAAAATTAAATTGTGTACAATTCAATTTTTCAATCGGCTCGATAGGCCGGGCCTAAAAGGGGGCGTTCGTCGCCAGGAAAAGGCTGCAGGCTGCGCCGGGGCGGGTGAATGGCCGGTCTAGGGGCGAGCGGTTTATTTGTAGGAGCGCACTGGTGCGCGAACGCTGCCTTTCACGGCGCGATGAGCTTCATCGCTACGGTCGCGCGCAAGTGCGCTCCTACAAGGGGGCAACACCCGGTGTCGCGAAGGTCATGCCCGGCCTATCAATCCAGAAGGCGCTTGCCGAAGGCGAAATGATCGCGCCAGTACGGGCCGTCGATATCGTCCAGCCGCACGGTGCCGCCGCTGTTCGGTGCGTGAACGAAGCGGCCCTTGCCGACGTAGACGCCGACATGGCTGATCCCGCTGGAGCCGCCGAAGAAGACCAGGTCACCGCTGACCAAGTCGGTCATCTGCCGCACCCTCTGGCCGTTCAGCTGGGACATTTCGCGGGAGCTGTGGGGCAGGTTCAGGCCGGCGGCATTGCGGTAGATGTAGTCGACCAGGCCGCTGCAATCGAAGCCACCGTCCGGTGTGTTGCCACCCCAGCGGTATGGCGTGCCCACAAGCGCGATGGCGCGGAACAGCACGTCATTGGCCGTGCCGGTGGCGCCGTCCGGCGCGCGGGCGGGCAGGTTGGACAGCGACGAGCGCGAATCCTTGTAGGTGGGCTCGGGGCGGCGGTTGCCGCTGGAGCAGGCCGCCAGCAGCGCGGCGGAAACGAGCAGCGCATAGCGGGCCGTGCGCCAGGATGCCGACCGACGATCGGCAAGAGCGGCAAACTGCGGGCGCATCTCGTATCCCCTGTGCTTGAGACGAGCCCGAGGTTATCAAATCAATAAGTTGGAAGAAAGTCGTGAGTGATCGCTGTAAGAGCGATCTCCGACCGTCATGAGCCGGGTTTGTTCACGGTGATGTGGCGTTCACTCACTTTGCGGTCGTCGCGGTCGTGGGCGGTGATCTTGTACTCCCCGGGCCACAGGTAGAGCGAATTCATGCTGTTGTCGGTGAGGAAGACGTACCGGTCTGCCGGGATGGCGTCGTCGCTCTCGTTGGCGTAGCGCGCCTCGACTACACAGGGAAGTTGCCGCTGGCATATCTCGCTGGAGATGACGCGGGTCTGCCGGGTGTCGTCCAGGCCGAGCCAGTGCGGGCGGCGTTGGTGGCCGGAGGGCGGAAGGATCACATCGACGTCGTGGCGATCCGGATCGGACGCCCACACGCTGCCGTTCTGCCGGCTGAGCAACACCGACGGCCGCTCGACCGGGAAGGCGGCGATCAACTGGTTGTACAAGTCTTTCTTCGGCATGGGGCCGATGTCGCGCCAGCGCGTCTGGTCGATGGACAACGGATCGAATCCGCTCAGTTGCTTGAGCTGCATCGCCATCGGCTTGATGGTCTTGCCGAGGTTGCCGATGGCCTTGTCGATGTGCGCATAGCCGGCGTGCACGAACAACTTCGCCTTGGGGTCGTTCTTGAAGACCTGGCGATAGATCAACTGCGCCTGGCCCGCCTCGCGGTCGGCCAGTACGTCCGCATCCGATTCATAAGCCACCACCTTGAAGCCCAGGCGGATCGCCTCGCGGATGATCTGGCCGTAGATCGGTTCGTGCAGGTATTCGCTGCCGCTGCTGGCGATGGGGTAGCCGCGCTTCATCAGGTCGGTGTCGCTGTTGACCAGCGCCTCAGCCGCAAAGTACGTGAAGCCCTCGGCGCGCAGCTTCGGCAGCAAGGCCAGCGTAAGCTCGCGGGTGTGCGCGTCGTGGTGCGCTTCGTTGATCATCACGATGTGGCGATCGGTGGCGAGCTTGGCGATTTCCGTCGCCGCATCGGCGGGAACCCAATCCGTGGCGGCGGGCAGCGGCACCGGTGTCTGCACGCGATTGTCGAAGGGGAAATCGTTCATGGCCTCGTCGTACAGGCCCAGCTCGTCCTCCACCGTGGCGAGCAGTTGCTGGTCGATCAGCCGGTCGTCGCGGGTGAGCTGTGGCATGACCTCGCGCAGATACATGTAGCGCATCAGGTCGTTCTTCAGGTGCGCCGTTTCGGTGAACAGGTCACGCTTCACCGCCGTGGCGGACGAGGCCGTTGCCGGCTCCTCGGGTGGTGCCGCGGTGTGTGCCGGCGGCGGGGCCTGCTGCGCCCATGCGACGGGTATCCAGGTCATCGCTACCGACGCCATGACCAGCGCGCAATGCCGGTCGATCATCCTTCTGCCGGACTTCACCACTGACGTTCCCATCGCACCGAATCCTTGGGGTTAGGAGTAACCGCGGCAATGCTTACAATAGCCGGATGGATGCTTCACGCAGCGATGTGTTGATTCTTGGCGGCGGCGTTATCGGCCTGGCCTGTGCTTACTACCTGCTGAAGTCCGGAGCTACCGTGCGGATTGTGGAGCAGGGTACCCCGGGTTGCGGCAGTTCGCACGGCAATTGTGGAACGATCACCCCCAGCCATGCGCCACCCCTGGCCATGCCGGGCGTGCTGGGCGTGGCCATGCGCTCGATGCTCAGGGCGGACGCGCCGCTCTACCTCAACCCGCGCTTCGATGGCCCCCGGCTGCGCTGGATGCTCGGCTTCGCCCGCCACTGCAACTGGCGCGATTTCGAACACGCCGCCCATGCGCGTTCGGCCATCCTGCAGCGGTCGCGCCAACTGCTGGCGGCGCTGGTGCGGGACGAACGGTTCGACTGTGAATTCGCGGAGGAAGGCGAGCTGTATGTCCACCGCACCGCCAAGGCATTCCAGGCGGATGAGCAACACCATGCCAAGGTGCTCGATCGCCTCGGAGTCGTGGTGGAGCGCCTGCGCGGCGACGAGGTGGAATCGCGCGAGCCCGCGTTGAAGCCCGGCGTGGTCGGCGGCCTGTTCCATCCCGGTGATGCACGCCTGCGCCCGGATCGCTATGCCGACGAGCTCGCGCGTCGCGTCGTGGCGATGGGCGGCGTGATCGAATCAGGCGCGCGCATCGAGCAGATCGGCACGCAGGGCGACCGCATCGACCACGTCCGCACCGAACGCGGTGTATTCCGTGGCGACCACGTCGTGATGGCGCTGGGTGCATGGTCACCGTTGCTGGCGAAGCCACTGGGCCTACGGTTGCCGATGCAGCCGGGCAAGGGTTATTCGATCACCTATTCGCGTCCCGCGCTGGCTCCGCGCCACTCGCTGGTGCTGCGCGAGCCTGCCGTGTGCGTGACCACGTGGGAGAGCGGGTTCCGCCTGGGCAGCACCATGGAGTTTTCCGGTTATGCCGAAGGCCTCAATCGCACCCGCCTCGAGGCCTTGCGTCGCGGCGCGGCGCAGGGGTTGCACGTCCCCGAGGGCCCCGAGCTGAAAGAAGAGTGGTGGGGCTGGCGCCCGATGAGCGTGGACGAAGTGCCCATCATCGGGCCAAGCTCGCGCTGGACCAACCTGATGCTGGCGACAGCGCACGGCATGCTTGGCGTCAGCATGTCCGCGGCGACCGGCGAGCTGGTCGCGTCGATGATGCGCGGTGGTGCGCCATCGCTCGATCCCACGCCTTATGCGCCATCGCGTTTCGGCGTGTGATGTTTGACCCACCAGGAGAGCGGCATGGCGGAAACCTTTGATCTGATCGTGCTCGGCGGTGGCTCGGGCGGCTTGGCCACGGCGTTGCGCGCCGCACGTCATGGTGCGCGCGTCGCCTTGCTCGAACCGGGCGCGCTGGGGGGTACCTGCGTCAATGTCGGTTGCGTGCCGAAGAAGGCACTGTGGTACGCGGGCCAGCTCGCGCAGGAGCAGAAGCTGG
This genomic interval from Dyella japonica A8 contains the following:
- the fghA gene encoding S-formylglutathione hydrolase, with the translated sequence MTGIETISEQRCHGGVQGFYRHHSEQCGGAMRFALFQPPQAAHEACPVLYFLAGLTCTEETATIKAGAQRLAAALGLILVMPDTSPRQTGFDGATGDWEFGEGAGFYLDATQSPWSSRFRMHSYVADELPALVAQHFPADISRSGITGHSMGGHGALTIALRHKDKYRSVSAFAPIVAPTQVPWGQKAFPRYLGDDTTAWAEYDACELVRKHRFDGTILIDQGEADGFLVTQLKPELFDQACAEGGQSLLLRRHAGYDHSYYFITTFIEDHLRHHAEALGCR
- the rimJ gene encoding ribosomal protein S5-alanine N-acetyltransferase: MSVLHPITTRRAVLRLVEVGDASRLLRYREQNREHLAPWEPLRNEAYYTLDHCVQTLTESREAVRLDRAYPFYALDLSGQEILACFTFSNVVRGAFQACHLGYSIASRRQGQGLMQEVLEATLPWAFRELDMHRVMANYMPRNERSGRLLERLGFEREGYAKRYLQIAGVWEDHILTSRVREP
- a CDS encoding DEAD/DEAH box helicase; its protein translation is MSFESLGLGPALLRALAEQGYAEPTPIQAAAIPVVMEGVDLLAAAQTGTGKTAAFSLPLLHRLSQLPPAGTRRPRALVLTPTRELAAQVHDNLRDYGKHLRISATTIFGGVGMGPQMQALRRGVDIVIATPGRLIDHMQQRSIDLSGIDVLVLDEADRMLDMGFLPALKRILAALPKRRQTLLFSATFAPPIKALALQFMHEPREVSVTPPNTVANTVTHHVHPVDAAKKRDLLLHVLSQDSRRQTLVFSRTKHGADKLVRFLEAAGMRAAAIHGNKSQNARTRALGDFKSGRITVLVATDIAARGIDIDQLPIVINFDLPMVAEDYVHRIGRTGRAGADGMAVSLVSHDESGLLRDIRKLLKQDIAISDVPGFEPSHPLRTDAAAPRPVQGQRQPRPARPQGSRPQGSHRPHGHANGHGHGGERPAEGNRKRQRRRRPAAKA
- a CDS encoding class I SAM-dependent methyltransferase — protein: MDAALYRIANSYDHWLQRRYVKGKLAADPAYAATAALVMNKPMPLLDIGCGIGLLGQYLYARGAVTGYLGVDNDMRKIEAGNRALRLSGLDGVLQLRHSDGMERQSIRGHVALLDVLHYLPGDGQRALLANAVAHLAPGGRLVIRTVLRERSWRYAFTRLSEFFLSASGWMRTGAQHYPSIGELRAPLEASGLSVSVRSLHGKTPFDCYLVVAEREPR
- a CDS encoding MFS transporter; amino-acid sequence: MSPFAPFRELTTTQRHTVLASFLGWTLDAFDYFLLTFVIVGVAKEFHSDTGHVITGLFLTLAARPLGALLFGRLADRFGRRPILMLDVILFSAFELATAFSTSLTMLLVLRFLFGIAMGGEWGIGASLAMESIPARSRGMVSGLLQSGYPVGFFLGALVNWLLVDHIGWRGLFVVGAAPALLVLYIRRTVPESEVWQRERASQQKKGLLESMRGHWKLAIYLMVLMMAFNMFSHGSQDLYHTFEEESLHLPTGSGTAFMLVAMLNLGALVGGLFFGALSERIGRRRAIILAALLAIPVIPLWMYGSSLAALALGAFLVQVMVQGAWGVVPTHLNELSPEGMRGTLPGFAYQTGNLLAAVTANAQHWIADWRGGDLAFAMSAWIAVVALLLAFLAWMGPEARGVRFGQSGAGTGE
- a CDS encoding FKBP-type peptidyl-prolyl cis-trans isomerase, which translates into the protein MKAGKDKVISLHYTLTVDGEKVESSLDRNEPLWILLGHGQLIPGLEKALEGREAGENLQVEVTAAEGYGERQEGMTQRVPKKYFQQAAKLKPGMTTVLALKEGGHRVVVVQKVGMSTVDVDLNHPMAGKTLNFDVTVNEVRDGTEEEIAHGHAHPPGAEAH
- a CDS encoding organic hydroperoxide resistance protein, producing the protein MNISKILYTATATVHGGREGHAKSDDGVLDLQLVVPKGLGGPGGQGSNPEQLFAAGYAACFEGAVRFVARQKGVTLKDASVTAHVGIGPREPTGFGIAVKLEVSLPGVDRAVAQELVDTAHRDICPYSHATRGNVDVDITLV
- a CDS encoding MarR family winged helix-turn-helix transcriptional regulator encodes the protein MNRTPSPNHLLLDQQLCFALYAASRSVTGLYRPLLEPLGLTYPQYLVMLVLWEQDGLTVRELGQRLQLDSGTLTPLLKRLQAAELVTRQRRAEDEREVDIRLTEAGFALREKASRIPECLAQCMQLPLDQVQSLRDELKRLTRQIQLSQRED
- a CDS encoding C40 family peptidase gives rise to the protein MRPQFAALADRRSASWRTARYALLVSAALLAACSSGNRRPEPTYKDSRSSLSNLPARAPDGATGTANDVLFRAIALVGTPYRWGGNTPDGGFDCSGLVDYIYRNAAGLNLPHSSREMSQLNGQRVRQMTDLVSGDLVFFGGSSGISHVGVYVGKGRFVHAPNSGGTVRLDDIDGPYWRDHFAFGKRLLD
- a CDS encoding NAD(P)/FAD-dependent oxidoreductase, with amino-acid sequence MDASRSDVLILGGGVIGLACAYYLLKSGATVRIVEQGTPGCGSSHGNCGTITPSHAPPLAMPGVLGVAMRSMLRADAPLYLNPRFDGPRLRWMLGFARHCNWRDFEHAAHARSAILQRSRQLLAALVRDERFDCEFAEEGELYVHRTAKAFQADEQHHAKVLDRLGVVVERLRGDEVESREPALKPGVVGGLFHPGDARLRPDRYADELARRVVAMGGVIESGARIEQIGTQGDRIDHVRTERGVFRGDHVVMALGAWSPLLAKPLGLRLPMQPGKGYSITYSRPALAPRHSLVLREPAVCVTTWESGFRLGSTMEFSGYAEGLNRTRLEALRRGAAQGLHVPEGPELKEEWWGWRPMSVDEVPIIGPSSRWTNLMLATAHGMLGVSMSAATGELVASMMRGGAPSLDPTPYAPSRFGV